The following are encoded together in the Microcaecilia unicolor chromosome 12, aMicUni1.1, whole genome shotgun sequence genome:
- the LOC115482277 gene encoding apolipoprotein A-IV-like yields MSLKGVFLFLTICALTGSKADLSSDRVADAFWNYITQLVTNTQQTFEKIQQSEISQQVNVFVQEKLKDVHLYAGKLQENIIPFTTQLYTQLTQDSEKHREQIQAELDQLYQKLSKYPDEIQKQITIKIEDIKNKLTPIAEEFRNQVSQNTEELREQLIPRFQELQAKIQETMDGTKQALVPYADQLKEKIMKDTEDVKEKLAPYTDKINAQIDQIVLELRNSLSPYTQDVQEKLNQQIELMAFYMKKSAEELRQQISDKVETLKLDLTPLAEELKEKVNSNDVIKQLNQKFEEFSQNVSLYEQSFNNLLIQQAEKLKQKLGPYNVSIQDQLEFLEKDVHEKIKSLLNAALQIENQEQLPAPDAAA; encoded by the exons ATGTCTCTGAAAGGCGTTTTCCTCTTCTTGACCATTTGTGCTCTTACAG GCTCTAAGGCTGACCTGAGCTCTGACCGGGTAGCTGATGCCTTCTGGAATTACATTACTCAgctggtcacaaatacccagcagaccTTTGAAAAGATCCAGCAGTCAGAGATTAGCCAACAGGTCAA TGTTTTCGTACAGGAGAAACTTAAAGATGTGCATCTTTACGCTGGGAAGCTCCAGGAGAACATTATTCCATTCACTACACAGCTCTATACTCAGCTCACTCAAGATTCAGAGAAACACAGGGAGCAAATCCAGGCTGAACTAGACCAGCTCTACCAGAAATTGTCCAAATACCCAGATGAGATCCAAAAGCAGATTACCATTAAAATTGAGGACATAAAGAACAAACTGACTCCCATTGCTGAGGAATTCCGCAACCAGGTCAGTCAGAACACCGAAGAGCTTCGTGAGCAGCTCATCCCTCGCTTTCAAGAACTCCAAGCCAAGATCCAGGAGACGATGGACGGCACCAAGCAAGCACTGGTCCCTTATGCTGATCAGTTGAAGGAGAAGATCATGAAAGATACAGAAGACGTCAAGGAGAAACTGGCCCCCTACACTGACAAAATCAATGCCCAGATTGATCAGATCGTGTTAGAGCTTCGAAATAGTCTTTCACCTTACACCCAGGATGTGCAAGAGAAGCTTAACCAACAAATTGAGCTGATGGCTTTCTACATGAAAAAGAGTGCTGAGGAACTACGTCAACAAATCTCTGACAAGGTGGAAACTCTGAAGCTGGATCTGACCCCTTTAGCAGAGGAGCTAAAGGAGAAAGTGAACAGCAATGATGTCATCAAGCAGCTCAACCAGAAATTTGAGGAATTCAGCCAGAATGTGTCCCTCTATGAACAGTCCTTCAACAACCTGCTCATCCAGCAAGCTGAAAAGTTGAAGCAGAAACTTGGACCTTATAATGTCAGTATACAGGATCagctggaatttctggagaaagATGTTCATGAAAAGATTAAATCTTTACTAAATGCTGCTTTGCAGATTGAAAACCAAGAGCAACTACCTGCTCCTGATGCTGCTGCTTAG